Genomic window (Spirosoma sp. KCTC 42546):
AAGGCCAGCAAGCCCTCAGCCTGTTCGTCGTCAAACACAAATTGGCGGAGTGCCTGAAAAACAGCATCAAGCACCAGTACCCCACCTAATGGCGGTTCGGACCACTGATCAGCTGAGCCAATCTGGCTGTTTTCAAGAACCAAAATCGTCGTGATCATACGAAGGTTACACTCGTCCTTTCATAAACTCCCCAGCGGCCGACTTCAGCAAGCCAGCAAAGGAATTCAGGCAAAACAGGACACCCCGATCAATCAACGCCCTGGCCTGATCGCCGGTGGCCGCTGTGGTTCCTGCAATCAGGCCCGCTTTTCTGATTTTTTCAACGACGCCCGCAATGGTTCGTTTTACCTCATCGTGGCCGGGACCATCGTAGTATCCCATACTCATGGCCAGATCACGTGGGCCAATAACAAAGCCATCTATGCCGTTTACCTGGAGCAGATCGTCCAGGTTAGCAATAGCTTCCTTATCTTCGATCTGGGCTAATACCAGAATTTGCTCGTTGGCAAATTCGACAGACTCGCCCTGATTCATATTGCCCAGGAGGTAATCGTTAGCCCGTGCGGGTGCAAATCCCCGCAAACCCAGGGGCGGATAGTTAACGGCCTGGACCAGAGCTTCGGCTTGGGCAACGGTACTAACGCCTGGCATCATAATGCCCATAACGCCCGCATCCAGAAATTGCAAAATCAATTTGGAATCATTACTGCGAACTCGGGCTAAAGGCGTAATACCACTCACCTCACAGGCCCGTACAATATCCTGCACCTGCGCCGTTGTTACGGGGCTGTGTTCGCCGTCGATCATATAAAAATCCAGTCCCGAGAAGCCGCACAATTCGGCAACGGTGGGATCGCTACTATTAGAAAGAACACCCAGAACGGGCTGGCTGCTTTTGAGCCGGGTTTTAACAATGTTTTGCTTCATCTGAAAAAGGGCGAAAAAATGCGCTTAGCTAAGGGCTCGACTAGTTTGGCAAGATACGACCGAATCAGAAAAACATATCCGATGCCAGCCGAAATGTGTTACAGTGAGCTTCAACAATATCAGTCAATCGGGGTGAGTACCCTCCGCCCATCGAAACGACAATCGGCAGATTATTCCGTTGAGCCTGTTCAAACACGAACCGATCCCGTTCTTTGCATCCTTCCCGGCTAACACTCAGTTTACCCAATCGGTCGGAGGCCAGAATATCAACACCCGATACATAAAATAAGAAATCGGGCTGCTCGCGCTGAATCAGCCCCGGCAGGGTATTGTAAAGCGTGTTTAAATAAACTTCGTCCGAGGTGCCAGTCGGGAAGTCAATATCCAGGTCCGACTGTTCTTTTTTAAGTGGATAATTATCTCGACCATGCATACTGAACGTAACTACGCGCGGCTCTTTCTGAAACATCACTGCCGTTCCGTTACCCTGATGCACGTCTAAATCGATCACCAGAATTTTCCGGGACTGACTAGTCTCAAGTAGGTAATGAGCCGCCACACCAACGTCGTTGAGCATGCAAAATCCCTCTCCCCGATCCGGAAACGCATGATGGGTTCCTCCAGCCACATTCATCGCGATGCCATCCGTTCGGGCAATATGGGTACCATCAATTGTCCCCTGCGTAATGATCCACTCGCGTTCAATAAGTTCGGGCGTTACCGGAAACCCAATCCGGCGAACCATGGCAGGCGGCACGATCAGGGTTTGTAATGCCTGCACATAACTGGCCGTATGAACGCCCAATACCCAACGGTCATCAACCGGAGCAGGCGCAAAAAAATTGGCCTCGGTGCAGGTACCTTCGTACAGAAGTTGCTCATGAATCAGTTCGTATTTAAGCATCGGAAACCGGTGTCCTTCAGGCAATTTGAGTCGGTACACGGGCGAAAAGGCAATCTGAAGCATGAAGTAAGGAAGCCGGTGAGCGGTAAAAAATCAATTGTCCCGTTCGATAAGGATACGCTTTAGTTAACCCATCTTCGCCAGGTTGTGTTACCAAACTACCTGATTTGTTCGTTTGTAGGGTTTATCCAACTTGATTAACCGGCTTGTATGAAAACAGCTATCATTACTGGGGGCGGCCAGGGTATTGGTCGCGTGGCAACGCAATATTTACTTACGCACGGCTATCGGGTGGCCATCTGGGAAACAGACACCGACGCCCTGGCCGAGCTTCGCGAAGCCTTTAAAGCCTCTTCGGCACAGATC
Coding sequences:
- a CDS encoding HpcH/HpaI aldolase/citrate lyase family protein — protein: MKQNIVKTRLKSSQPVLGVLSNSSDPTVAELCGFSGLDFYMIDGEHSPVTTAQVQDIVRACEVSGITPLARVRSNDSKLILQFLDAGVMGIMMPGVSTVAQAEALVQAVNYPPLGLRGFAPARANDYLLGNMNQGESVEFANEQILVLAQIEDKEAIANLDDLLQVNGIDGFVIGPRDLAMSMGYYDGPGHDEVKRTIAGVVEKIRKAGLIAGTTAATGDQARALIDRGVLFCLNSFAGLLKSAAGEFMKGRV
- a CDS encoding histone deacetylase, encoding MLQIAFSPVYRLKLPEGHRFPMLKYELIHEQLLYEGTCTEANFFAPAPVDDRWVLGVHTASYVQALQTLIVPPAMVRRIGFPVTPELIEREWIITQGTIDGTHIARTDGIAMNVAGGTHHAFPDRGEGFCMLNDVGVAAHYLLETSQSRKILVIDLDVHQGNGTAVMFQKEPRVVTFSMHGRDNYPLKKEQSDLDIDFPTGTSDEVYLNTLYNTLPGLIQREQPDFLFYVSGVDILASDRLGKLSVSREGCKERDRFVFEQAQRNNLPIVVSMGGGYSPRLTDIVEAHCNTFRLASDMFF